Proteins found in one Physeter macrocephalus isolate SW-GA chromosome 17, ASM283717v5, whole genome shotgun sequence genomic segment:
- the ZNF792 gene encoding zinc finger protein 792 isoform X1, with translation MAAAALMEPAKDCVTFEDVTIYFSQEEWGLLDEAQRLLYCDVMLENFALIASLGLTSFRSHVVAQLEMGAEPWVPDRVDMTSAMARGAYRGPGSDFCRGTESEESPAELSVSVEVSQDMNPKVVPSTQKGYPCDLCGLHLKDIAHPDEHQATHPRQKPHVCEAYRREFKFNANLHQPQMQQNVDKPIARNEGSASLGKSCRDDTSKKPFTLKEGGKAFVSRCGFLQHQVTPRVVEPHHSSEGMVDFPTTQCRKKCSEFQNALSDKSSLVQQRTPTGKRPYECSKCGIFFSYAAGLFQHQRDHNRGKPYECGECGTFFSQQSSLIKHQRVHTGESPHVCSECGKFFSRSSNLIQHKRVHTGEKPYECSECGKFFSQRSNLIHHKRVHTGKSAHECSECGKSFNCNSSLIKHWRVHTGEKPYKCSECGKFFSHFDGLVQHQIVHTGERPYGCSVCGKAFSRSSDLMKHQRVHTGERPYECSECGKLFSQSSSLNSHRRLHTGERPYQCPECGKFFSQRSSFNNHRRLHTGERPYECLECGKTFRQSSNLRQHQKVHKPDKPYNCNECEKAFSQRSTLIRHQKIHTRERSSENAHPPSSARQHPLEINSESGLYEGAVSQKLNLVHPNIYAGEIPSGC, from the exons GACTGTGTGACCTTTGAGGACGTGACCATTTACTTCTCCCAGGAGGAGTGGGGACTCCTTGATGAGGCTCAGAGACTCCTGTACTGcgatgtgatgctggagaactttGCACTGATAGCCTCACTGG GACTTACATCTTTCAGGTCTCATGTAGTTGCCCAGCTGGAGATGGGGGCAGAGCCCTGGGTGCCTGACCGAGTGGACATGACGTCAGCCATGGCAAGAGGGGCATATAGAGGGCCTGGCTCAG ATTTTTGCCGTGGAACAGAGAGTGAGGAGTCACCTGCTGAGCTTAGTGTTTCTGTAGAAGTGTCACAGGACATGAATCCCAAGGTGGTTCCATCCACCCAGAAAGGCTACCCCTGTGACCTGTGTGGCCTACACCTGAAAGACATTGCGCACCCGGATGAACACCAGGCAACACATCCCAGGCAGAAACCACATGTGTGTGAGGCATACAGGAGAGAGTTCAAGTTCAATGCCAACCTTCACCAACCACAGATGCAGCAGAACGTGGACAAGCCTATTGCAAGGAACGAAGGCAGTGCCTCGCTTGGGAAGAGCTGCAGAGATGACACATCAAAGAAACCTTTCACACTGAAGGAGGGTGGGAAGGCCTTTGTGTCCAGATGTGGTTTTCTCCAGCACCAGGTCACTCCCCGTGTAGTGGAGCCACACCACAGCTCCGAAGGCATGGTGGATTTTCCCACTACGCAATGCCGTAAGAAGTGCAGTGAATTTCAGAACGCTCTCAGTGACAAATCCTCACTTGTTCAGCAGAGGACCCCCACTGGaaaaaggccttatgagtgcagcaAATGTGGGATATTCTTCAGCTACGCCGCTGGCCTCTTTCAACACCAGAGAGATCACAATCGAGGAAAGCCTTATGAGTGTGGTGAATGTGGGACATTCTTTAGCCAGCAGTCCAGTCTCATCAaacatcagagagttcacactggTGAAAGCCCTCATGTGTGCAGCGAATGTGGGAAATTCTTTAGCCGAAGCTCCAATCTTATTCAACATAAGAGGGTGcacactggagaaaagccttatgagtgcagtgaatgtgggaaattcttTAGCCAGCGTTCCAACCTCATTCATCATAAGAGGGTTCATACAGGTAAAAGTGCTCATGAGTGCAGCGAGTGTGGGAAATCTTTCAACTGCAACTCCAGCCTAATTAAACACTggagagttcacactggagaaaaaccttataaatgcagtgaatgtgggaaattcttTAGCCACTTTGATGGACTTGTTCAACATCAGATAGTTCACACTGGTGAACGACCCTATGGGTGCAGCGtttgtgggaaagccttcagccGAAGCTCCGACCTCATGAAACATCAGCGAGTTCACACTGGTGAacggccttatgagtgcagtgaatgtgggaaactGTTTAGCCAAAGCTCCAGCCTCAATAGCCATCGGAGACTTCACACTGGTGAACGGCCTTATCAGTGCCCTGAATGCGGGAAATTCTTTAGCCAACGCTCCAGCTTCAATAACCATCGGAGACTTCACACTGGTGAGCGGCCTTATGAGTGCCttgaatgtgggaaaaccttcagaCAAAGTTCTAATCTGAGGCAGCACCAGAAAGTTCACAAACCAGATAAGCCATATAACTGCAATGAATGTGAAAAAGCCTTCAGCCAAAGGTCTACCCTCATCCGGCATCAGAAAATTCACACTAGAGAAAGGAGTTCAGAGAATGCGCACCCTCCTTCTTCGGCACGACAGCACCCACTAGAGATTAACTCTGAGAGTGGTCTTTATGAGGGAGCTGTCAGCCAGAAGTTGAACCTTGTTCATCCAAATATCTATGCTGGAGAGATTCCCAGTGGATGCTAG
- the ZNF792 gene encoding zinc finger protein 792 isoform X2 — MNPKVVPSTQKGYPCDLCGLHLKDIAHPDEHQATHPRQKPHVCEAYRREFKFNANLHQPQMQQNVDKPIARNEGSASLGKSCRDDTSKKPFTLKEGGKAFVSRCGFLQHQVTPRVVEPHHSSEGMVDFPTTQCRKKCSEFQNALSDKSSLVQQRTPTGKRPYECSKCGIFFSYAAGLFQHQRDHNRGKPYECGECGTFFSQQSSLIKHQRVHTGESPHVCSECGKFFSRSSNLIQHKRVHTGEKPYECSECGKFFSQRSNLIHHKRVHTGKSAHECSECGKSFNCNSSLIKHWRVHTGEKPYKCSECGKFFSHFDGLVQHQIVHTGERPYGCSVCGKAFSRSSDLMKHQRVHTGERPYECSECGKLFSQSSSLNSHRRLHTGERPYQCPECGKFFSQRSSFNNHRRLHTGERPYECLECGKTFRQSSNLRQHQKVHKPDKPYNCNECEKAFSQRSTLIRHQKIHTRERSSENAHPPSSARQHPLEINSESGLYEGAVSQKLNLVHPNIYAGEIPSGC, encoded by the coding sequence ATGAATCCCAAGGTGGTTCCATCCACCCAGAAAGGCTACCCCTGTGACCTGTGTGGCCTACACCTGAAAGACATTGCGCACCCGGATGAACACCAGGCAACACATCCCAGGCAGAAACCACATGTGTGTGAGGCATACAGGAGAGAGTTCAAGTTCAATGCCAACCTTCACCAACCACAGATGCAGCAGAACGTGGACAAGCCTATTGCAAGGAACGAAGGCAGTGCCTCGCTTGGGAAGAGCTGCAGAGATGACACATCAAAGAAACCTTTCACACTGAAGGAGGGTGGGAAGGCCTTTGTGTCCAGATGTGGTTTTCTCCAGCACCAGGTCACTCCCCGTGTAGTGGAGCCACACCACAGCTCCGAAGGCATGGTGGATTTTCCCACTACGCAATGCCGTAAGAAGTGCAGTGAATTTCAGAACGCTCTCAGTGACAAATCCTCACTTGTTCAGCAGAGGACCCCCACTGGaaaaaggccttatgagtgcagcaAATGTGGGATATTCTTCAGCTACGCCGCTGGCCTCTTTCAACACCAGAGAGATCACAATCGAGGAAAGCCTTATGAGTGTGGTGAATGTGGGACATTCTTTAGCCAGCAGTCCAGTCTCATCAaacatcagagagttcacactggTGAAAGCCCTCATGTGTGCAGCGAATGTGGGAAATTCTTTAGCCGAAGCTCCAATCTTATTCAACATAAGAGGGTGcacactggagaaaagccttatgagtgcagtgaatgtgggaaattcttTAGCCAGCGTTCCAACCTCATTCATCATAAGAGGGTTCATACAGGTAAAAGTGCTCATGAGTGCAGCGAGTGTGGGAAATCTTTCAACTGCAACTCCAGCCTAATTAAACACTggagagttcacactggagaaaaaccttataaatgcagtgaatgtgggaaattcttTAGCCACTTTGATGGACTTGTTCAACATCAGATAGTTCACACTGGTGAACGACCCTATGGGTGCAGCGtttgtgggaaagccttcagccGAAGCTCCGACCTCATGAAACATCAGCGAGTTCACACTGGTGAacggccttatgagtgcagtgaatgtgggaaactGTTTAGCCAAAGCTCCAGCCTCAATAGCCATCGGAGACTTCACACTGGTGAACGGCCTTATCAGTGCCCTGAATGCGGGAAATTCTTTAGCCAACGCTCCAGCTTCAATAACCATCGGAGACTTCACACTGGTGAGCGGCCTTATGAGTGCCttgaatgtgggaaaaccttcagaCAAAGTTCTAATCTGAGGCAGCACCAGAAAGTTCACAAACCAGATAAGCCATATAACTGCAATGAATGTGAAAAAGCCTTCAGCCAAAGGTCTACCCTCATCCGGCATCAGAAAATTCACACTAGAGAAAGGAGTTCAGAGAATGCGCACCCTCCTTCTTCGGCACGACAGCACCCACTAGAGATTAACTCTGAGAGTGGTCTTTATGAGGGAGCTGTCAGCCAGAAGTTGAACCTTGTTCATCCAAATATCTATGCTGGAGAGATTCCCAGTGGATGCTAG